A single genomic interval of Corylus avellana chromosome ca10, CavTom2PMs-1.0 harbors:
- the LOC132164297 gene encoding uncharacterized protein LOC132164297: MGTLIGHVAPGFGFFMIGLWHLFNHIKLYAQHPNSYTSPPWFPTSRSKYLELFLIIGGCCASIAMELFIGPDRHQPLDPDGTIPSNHLHNFEHSSISMTFLVYAAFAIVLDKIGAKAKQGLTQLLGAIAFAQQLLLFHLHSADHKGPEGQYHLLLQIVVFVSLATTLMGISLPKSFLVSFVRSVSILFQGLWFMVMGFMLWTPGLIPKGCLMHLEVGHKVVRCSGDESLHRAMSLVNILFSWLLIAVTISAVCFFLVLDKGFGEKVAYVSLRREEDNPDDVESQKSSKLGNSKSFIQMGKAAFSPIDMER; the protein is encoded by the coding sequence ATGGGGACTTTGATCGGGCATGTTGCTCCAGGCTTTGGCTTCTTCATGATTGGATTATGGCACCTCTTCAACCACATCAAGCTCTATGCTCAGCACCCAAATTCCTACACCTCTCCCCCATGGTTTCCCACCTCAAGATCCAAATACTTGGAGCTTTTTTTAATCATTGGAGGCTGCTGTGCCTCCATAGCCATGGAGCTCTTCATCGGCCCGGACCGGCACCAACCGCTTGACCCGGATGGAACCATCCCCTCCAACCATCTCCACAACTTCGAACACTCCTCCATCTCAATGACTTTCCTGGTCTACGCCGCTTTTGCCATTGTTCTTGACAAAATCGGCGCCAAAGCTAAACAGGGGTTGACCCAATTGCTCGGCGCCATAGCCTTTGCTCAgcagcttcttctttttcacctCCACTCGGCTGACCACAAGGGCCCGGAAGGCCAATACCACTTGCTTCTGcaaattgttgtttttgtttctttagcCACCACTCTCATGGGAATTTCTCTCCCCAAGAGCTTCTTGGTCAGCTTTGTAAGATCTGTCAGCATATTATTTCAGGGTCTTTGGTTTATGGTGATGGGTTTCATGCTTTGGACGCCTGGATTGATTCCCAAAGGCTGCCTCATGCACCTTGAAGTGGGTCACAAAGTGGTCAGGTGCTCTGGAGACGAATCTCTTCATCGCGCTATGTCTTTGGTAAACATTCTGTTCAGCTGGCTCTTGATTGCAGTCACCATTTCTGCAGTTTGcttcttcttggttttggaTAAAGGTTTTGGCGAAAAGGTTGCGTATGTTTCATTGAGAAGGGAAGAAGATAATCCTGATGATGTTGAGTCCCAAAAAAGCAGCAAGCTTGGCAATTCAAAAAGCTTTATTCAAATGGGAAAGGCGGCCTTTTCACCCATTGACATGGAAAGGTAG